Proteins found in one Sorghum bicolor cultivar BTx623 chromosome 1, Sorghum_bicolor_NCBIv3, whole genome shotgun sequence genomic segment:
- the LOC8062491 gene encoding uncharacterized protein LOC8062491 isoform X3, whose translation MAWRGAASRSLFAAVRARAASSSSSAASRLRSAAPLPASPRRSVPAFSFATARPLAAMAGSPAAVVVRLTGHSATSVRACCELSQGNGDDA comes from the exons ATGGCTTGGCGCGGCGCCGCTTCCCGCTCCCTCTTCGCCGCCGTCCGTGCCCGCGCCGcatcctcgtcctcctctgccGCCTCGCGCCTCCGCTCGGCGGCTCCACTCCCCGCCTCCCCGCGCCGCTCCGTCCCCGCCTTCTCCTTCGCGACCGCGAG GCCGCTGGCGGCGATGGCGGGGTCCCCGGCGGCGGTCGTGGTGAGGCTCACCGGGCACTCGGCGACGAGCGTGCGGGCGTGCTGTGAGCTCTCCCAGG
- the LOC8062491 gene encoding uncharacterized protein LOC8062491 isoform X4 has protein sequence MAWRGAASRSLFAAVRARAASSSSSAASRLRSAAPLPASPRRSVPAFSFATARPLAAMAGSPAAVVVRLTGHSATSVRACCELSQGT, from the exons ATGGCTTGGCGCGGCGCCGCTTCCCGCTCCCTCTTCGCCGCCGTCCGTGCCCGCGCCGcatcctcgtcctcctctgccGCCTCGCGCCTCCGCTCGGCGGCTCCACTCCCCGCCTCCCCGCGCCGCTCCGTCCCCGCCTTCTCCTTCGCGACCGCGAG GCCGCTGGCGGCGATGGCGGGGTCCCCGGCGGCGGTCGTGGTGAGGCTCACCGGGCACTCGGCGACGAGCGTGCGGGCGTGCTGTGAGCTCTCCCAGG
- the LOC8062491 gene encoding uncharacterized protein LOC8062491 isoform X2: MAWRGAASRSLFAAVRARAASSSSSAASRLRSAAPLPASPRRSVPAFSFATARPLAAMAGSPAAVVVRLTGHSATSVRACCELSQGQNGKDG; encoded by the exons ATGGCTTGGCGCGGCGCCGCTTCCCGCTCCCTCTTCGCCGCCGTCCGTGCCCGCGCCGcatcctcgtcctcctctgccGCCTCGCGCCTCCGCTCGGCGGCTCCACTCCCCGCCTCCCCGCGCCGCTCCGTCCCCGCCTTCTCCTTCGCGACCGCGAG GCCGCTGGCGGCGATGGCGGGGTCCCCGGCGGCGGTCGTGGTGAGGCTCACCGGGCACTCGGCGACGAGCGTGCGGGCGTGCTGTGAGCTCTCCCAGG
- the LOC8062491 gene encoding uncharacterized protein LOC8062491 isoform X1 — protein MAWRGAASRSLFAAVRARAASSSSSAASRLRSAAPLPASPRRSVPAFSFATARPLAAMAGSPAAVVVRLTGHSATSVRACCELSQGTLLCRTCQDR, from the exons ATGGCTTGGCGCGGCGCCGCTTCCCGCTCCCTCTTCGCCGCCGTCCGTGCCCGCGCCGcatcctcgtcctcctctgccGCCTCGCGCCTCCGCTCGGCGGCTCCACTCCCCGCCTCCCCGCGCCGCTCCGTCCCCGCCTTCTCCTTCGCGACCGCGAG GCCGCTGGCGGCGATGGCGGGGTCCCCGGCGGCGGTCGTGGTGAGGCTCACCGGGCACTCGGCGACGAGCGTGCGGGCGTGCTGTGAGCTCTCCCAGGGTACCCTCCTCTGCCGCACTTGTCAGGATCGCTAG